GCGAACTGATCGAATCCCGCCTGCAGCGCATGGCCGATCCCAAAGCCGACCAGGCAAAGATCAAGAACCGTTTGCTCGGCCTGCTGGCGCGGCGGGGCTTTGCCTACGACGACATCGCAGCAGTCTTGCGCGAGCATTTTCCCGATTGGGCATAGGCCGCGCCAGCGCGTGCAGCCCTACTCCGACGATTTCCCCTTGCGGCTGGCGGTGCTCAGTCCCCAAAAAAGTATCCCCAAGCCCGCCAACACCGCTCCCAATCCGACTGGCGATCCCCAACTCAGATCCATTCTCGCCTCCTTGTGATCACTGTCCGCATAAGTTTGAGCCGTCGCACGGCTACGTGTCAAGAACTCTCGGCAAAGGTCAAATCGCGGCCCGGTGCCGATCTTGCCCCGGGGGAGCATTCGGCGTTACTTGATCCACTGTATGGGGGCTGATGCGATGACCGCCGCCGAACTGCGCCAATCGTTCCTGTCGTTCTTCACCGAACGCGGCCATGCGACCATCGCGTCGTCGTCGTTGCTGATCAAAGGCGATCCCTCGCTATTGTTCACCAATGCCGGCATGAACCAGTTTAAGTCGGTCTTCATGGGACAGGAAAAGCGACCCTACACGACCGCCTGCTCCTCGCAAAAATGTTTCCGCGTCTCCGGCAAGCACAATGATCTGGAGAATGTCGGTCTCACCCCGCGCCACCACACTTTTTTCGAAATGCTCGGCAACTTCTCCTTCGGCGACTACTTCAAGGAAGAGGCGATTGCCTACGCGTGGGAATACCTGACCAGGACCCTTGGCCTCGATCACAAACGCCTGACCGCGACAGTCTACAAAGATGACAAAGATGCCGAAAAGTTGTGGCGCAAGATCGCGCCGCAATTGGGCGACCGCGTTCTGCGTTTCGGCGAGAAAGACAACTATTGGTCGATGGGCGACACCGGACCGTGCGGACCCTGCTCGGAGATTCACTACGACCTGGGCGAGCAGTTCGGCAAGGACGCGCGCGTCAATGACGACGGCGATCGCTTTTTGGAAATCTGGAATCTGGTCTTCATGCAGTTCGACCGTCAGCCCGACGGCGCGCTGAAAGAATTGCCCAAGCCCTCAGTCGACACCGGCATGGGACTGGAACGGCTCGCCGCGATCGTGCAGGGGAAGCTCTCCAACTACGAGTCCGATTTGTTCCAACCGCTCATCCAGGCATTCGCTAAAGACAGTCGCGTAGCGTACGATCGCGGACCGAAGGGCATCCCCCATCGCGTCTGCGCGGACCACTTGCGCGGTTTGGTCTTCACCATCGCCGACGGCGGCATGCCCGGCAACGAAGGCGCGGGATATGTGCTGCGTCGCATTCTGCGGCGCGCCGCCCGGCATGGCACGACGCTGGGATTTCATGGAGCGTTCCTGCACCGATTCGTCGAGAACGTGGTCGAAATAATGGGCGATGCGTATCCGGAACTGCGCCAACGTGGCGACCACGTCGCGCACGTCATCGAATCGGAGGAAAATCGCTTCGCCGAAACACTCGATGCCGGTCTGGCACGATTTGCCGAAGTCAGGAAGTTGGCGAGAAACGGTGTCATTCCCGGGGATGAGGCGTTCAAGCTCTATGACACATACGGTTTCCCGCTCGATCTGACCGAGGTCCTTGCGCGAGAGCGGGGATTGAGTGTCGACGGCGCTGGATTCGAAAAAGCCCTGACGGAACAACGCGCGCGCTCGCGCGCGCAGACCGGATTCAAAGATCACACCGGATCGATTGCGGCGAGTCTGGATTTGCAATCGGTGTTTGTGTACGGTGCAACATCGCTCCAATCGAAACTGTTGTGGGCCGACGAGCCCGGCACCGCATTGATGCTCGAACAGACGCCGTTTTATACCGAGGCTGGCGGCCAGGTCGATGACGTCGGCACGATCTCCGATAACGGCAACTTTGCTTTCCGGGTTGAACGCATGGAGAAAGCGGGCCGCGTCATCATCCATCATGGCCAAACTGAAAAAGGGATGGCGAAAGACTGGATCGGCAAGTCCGTGACAGCGGCAATCGATGCCCCGCGCCGTCGCATGATCCAGCGCAATCACACCGCCACGCATCTCCTGCACAGGGCATTGCAAACCGTGCTCGGTGTGCACGCCAAGCAGCAGGGTTCGCTGGTCGCACCGGATCGGCTGCGTTTCGACTTCGCGCACACCGGTCCCATGACAGCGGAGCAAATCGAAGAGGTCGAGCTGATCGTCAACCGCGAAGTGCTAAACAACACGCCGGTCGAACCGTACGAAACCGACCACAAGAAGGCCATCGCCGCCGGGGTGACCGCGCTCTTCGGTGAAAAGTATGGCGACCGCGTGCGCGTCGTCAAAATCGACGACTATTCTTCGGAACTGTGCGGCGGCACGCATGTCCGTTCCACCGGCGAGATCGGTTTGTTTCGCATCACCTCGGAAAATGGGGTCGCCGCCGGCATTCGCCGCATCGAAGCGATCACCGGTGAGGAAGCGTACGCATTCGACAGGGCCAACTGCGCCGCGGTGCAGCGCGCCGCCGTGATGCTGAAGACGTCACCAGACAAGGTGCTGGATCGACTCGAGTCGACCGTCGAGGAAGTGCGCAAGTTGCGCATCGAACTGGCGCAACTGCGACAAAAGCTCGCCTCCGGCGCGACCGAATCACTGCCGACAGAACGGCTCGAAGATCTCGACATGACTTTGATTTACCACCGGCTCGCGGACGGCTCAGCCGACGATGCGATCGCGATTGCCGATCAAGCCAAGACCCGCCCCGATGCTGCGGTCGCGATTGTCGCGACCGGATCGGGACACGTCGTGCTGACCGTCAGTGCGCCCGCCGTCAAACGCGGCATCGCCGCCGGTGAACTGTTGAAGGCAACGACGCAATTGCTCGGCGGCGGCGGCGGTGGACGTCCTGATTTTGCCAAGGGAAAGATCGTCCACGTCGAGAAGTGGGATGACGCAAAGCAGCAGTTTGTGGATGCGCTGCGCGCGATGGTGAAGAGATGACCCGCCCCATCCACCAGCATCTCCTCGATGCGCGCCAAAGCGGTCCCGGCTTTCTCTGGCTGATCGATCCCGACCGCATCGATCCAGCCCATCCCGATCCGCGCTGGTCGCAGGCGCACAACCTCGGCGTCGCCGCGTTTTTGGTCGGCAGTTCGCAGGAGTGCGACAGTTCGTTCGATCGCAATGTCGCATTGCTGCGTCATCACGCCCGCCTGCCGCTGATTCTGTTTCCCGGATCGGCCGCGCAAGTGTCGGCGTATGTCGATGCCGTGCTCTTTCTCACATTGTTGTCGGGGCGCAATCCCGATTTCCTCGTCGGCGAACAGGTCAAGGGCACGCCGTTGGTGCGCGATTATGGCATCGAGCCGATCCCGACCGGGTATCTCTTGATCGACACCGGCGCAGAAACATCGGTCGCGCGGCAGAGCCGTACACGGCCGCTGCCCGAGGACGATCCCGACACGATCCGTCATCACGCTCTGTGCGCGCAATACATGGGACAGGCGTTTGTCTATCTCGAAGCCGGGTCCGGAGCGCAACGGCCGATCGACCCATCGGTGATTGCCACGGTCAAACGCGAGATCGACATCCCGCTGATCGTCGGCGGCGGCATCCGCACCGTCGAGCAATGCGATGAAGCCGCGACATCCGGCGCCGACTTTGTCGTGGTCGGCACCGCGCTTGAAGAAAACCGTTCGGTCGATTTGTTGCGTGCGATGACCGACGCGGTGACACATGCCCGCCGGAGAGTCCACGCGTGAACGACCGTCCGATCACCAAATCATCGGCGCAACAGTCCGCGATGGCGGCAATGCGCGATACCGCGCAGACAACCGAACGACTACTCACCACCCAATTCGACTCGCTCTGGCAGGGATTCGAACTGTTGCGCGACACATTGCAACGCGGCAATCATGTCCATGTCTGCGGCAATGGCGGCTCGGCGGCCGATGCGCAACATTTCGTGACCGAGTTGGTCGTGCGTCTCGATGCGAATTCGAAACGCCGCCCGCTGCCCGCAACCTCGCTGGCCTCGGACCCGTCAATCCTGACCGCCGCCGGAAACGATTTCGGATTCGACCAAATCTTCGCGCGTCAGATCGAAGCGCGCGCCAAAAGCGGCGATCTGCTGGTGCTGATCTCGACCTCCGGCAACTCCCCCAATCTCCTCGCCGCCGCATCCGCTGCCCGGACCGCACTGTGCCACACACTCGCGCTGCTCGGCAAAGGCGGTGGCCAACTCGCGCCGCTGATCGACCGCGCCGTCATCATCCCCTCCGACAACACCCAGCGCATCCAGGAGGTGCATGCGCTCTGTTTGCATTTATGGTGCGAGTGGCTGGAGGGAGCGTTCTGACACACTTTGCCGCAGATGGA
Above is a genomic segment from Candidatus Zixiibacteriota bacterium containing:
- the alaS gene encoding alanine--tRNA ligase, with product MTAAELRQSFLSFFTERGHATIASSSLLIKGDPSLLFTNAGMNQFKSVFMGQEKRPYTTACSSQKCFRVSGKHNDLENVGLTPRHHTFFEMLGNFSFGDYFKEEAIAYAWEYLTRTLGLDHKRLTATVYKDDKDAEKLWRKIAPQLGDRVLRFGEKDNYWSMGDTGPCGPCSEIHYDLGEQFGKDARVNDDGDRFLEIWNLVFMQFDRQPDGALKELPKPSVDTGMGLERLAAIVQGKLSNYESDLFQPLIQAFAKDSRVAYDRGPKGIPHRVCADHLRGLVFTIADGGMPGNEGAGYVLRRILRRAARHGTTLGFHGAFLHRFVENVVEIMGDAYPELRQRGDHVAHVIESEENRFAETLDAGLARFAEVRKLARNGVIPGDEAFKLYDTYGFPLDLTEVLARERGLSVDGAGFEKALTEQRARSRAQTGFKDHTGSIAASLDLQSVFVYGATSLQSKLLWADEPGTALMLEQTPFYTEAGGQVDDVGTISDNGNFAFRVERMEKAGRVIIHHGQTEKGMAKDWIGKSVTAAIDAPRRRMIQRNHTATHLLHRALQTVLGVHAKQQGSLVAPDRLRFDFAHTGPMTAEQIEEVELIVNREVLNNTPVEPYETDHKKAIAAGVTALFGEKYGDRVRVVKIDDYSSELCGGTHVRSTGEIGLFRITSENGVAAGIRRIEAITGEEAYAFDRANCAAVQRAAVMLKTSPDKVLDRLESTVEEVRKLRIELAQLRQKLASGATESLPTERLEDLDMTLIYHRLADGSADDAIAIADQAKTRPDAAVAIVATGSGHVVLTVSAPAVKRGIAAGELLKATTQLLGGGGGGRPDFAKGKIVHVEKWDDAKQQFVDALRAMVKR
- a CDS encoding geranylgeranylglyceryl/heptaprenylglyceryl phosphate synthase; its protein translation is MTRPIHQHLLDARQSGPGFLWLIDPDRIDPAHPDPRWSQAHNLGVAAFLVGSSQECDSSFDRNVALLRHHARLPLILFPGSAAQVSAYVDAVLFLTLLSGRNPDFLVGEQVKGTPLVRDYGIEPIPTGYLLIDTGAETSVARQSRTRPLPEDDPDTIRHHALCAQYMGQAFVYLEAGSGAQRPIDPSVIATVKREIDIPLIVGGGIRTVEQCDEAATSGADFVVVGTALEENRSVDLLRAMTDAVTHARRRVHA
- a CDS encoding SIS domain-containing protein; amino-acid sequence: MNDRPITKSSAQQSAMAAMRDTAQTTERLLTTQFDSLWQGFELLRDTLQRGNHVHVCGNGGSAADAQHFVTELVVRLDANSKRRPLPATSLASDPSILTAAGNDFGFDQIFARQIEARAKSGDLLVLISTSGNSPNLLAAASAARTALCHTLALLGKGGGQLAPLIDRAVIIPSDNTQRIQEVHALCLHLWCEWLEGAF